The Streptomyces sp. NBC_01142 genomic interval CCGCGACAGCACCGAAAAGGCCTACTCCACCGACGCCAACATCTGGGGCGCCACCCACGAGGCCAAGACCCTGGAGCACCTCGACACCGGCGTCGAGACCGTCGACCCGATCATGGGCGTGCGGTTTTGGGACTCCGAGGTCGAGATCGCCGCCGAGGACGTGACGATCGGCTTCGACCAGGGCCGCCCGGTGACGATCAACGGCAAGGAGTTCACCACCCCGGTCGACCTGGTGATGGAGGCGAACGCCATCGGCGGCCGCCACGGCATGGGCATGTCCGACCAGATCGAGAACCGGGTGATCGAGGCCAAGAGCCGCGGCATCTACGAGGCCCCGGGCATGGCGCTGCTGCACGCCGCGTACGAGCGCCTGGTCAACGCGATCCACAACGAGGACACCGTCGCGCAGTACCACAACGAGGGCCGGCGGCTCGGTCGCCTCATGTACGAGGGCCGCTGGCTCGACCCGCAGGCGCTGATGATCCGCGAGTCGCTGCAGCGCTGGGTGGGCTCGGCGGTCACCGGAGAAGTGACGCTACGGCTGCGCCGCGGCGAGGACTACTCGGTCATGGACACATCCGGCCCGGCATTCAGCTACCACCCGGACAAGCTGTCCATGGAGCGCACTGAGGACTCGGCGTTCGGCCCGGTGGACCGGATCGGCCAGCTCACCATGCGCAACCTCGATATCGCCGACTCCCGCGCCAAGCTGGAGCAGTACGCCGGTCTTGGCATCGTCGGCAATACGCACGCGACGCTCATCGGTGCCGCCCAGGCCGCCTCGACGGGGCTGATCGGCACGATGCCGCAAGGCGGCGCCGAGGTCATCGCCTCCCGCGGCAAGGTCGAGGGCGACGACGACCAGATGCTCGACCGCGCCGCGATGGAGTTCGGTACCGACTGACCGGGGCGGCGGGCAGCACACCCACATCGGCGAGGTGGATGCCGTCCTGCGACAGAAGCGGTAGTTGTACGAGGTTCGCCCACCGGGCCGGGGTACTTCGCCGATACCCCGCGCCCGCTGTACACCGGCGCCTCCGCCGTCCAGCCCGGATACCGGGGACGGGGGTGACGGAAGGGGCTGTGGAGTGGGGCGGGATCTGGGTCTGGACGGCTGGTGGACCAGGTCGGTGTGCGGTCCGTGGAGCGGTGGCGCCGGTCTTGTTCCTTAGCCGGCCCGTCCAGCCAAGCTCGGCGCCGCACGACACCAATGTCGTCGGCGCCGCGCGCGTCACGCACGCCTTCCTGCCGCTCCTGGAAGCCGGCGACACCCCGGTCGTCGTCAATGTCAGTAGCGGTCTGGGCTCGCTGGCGGCGACCGCCGACCCCAACCGCATCGAGTTCCATGTGGCGCTGCTGGACTACAACTCCTCCCAGACCGCCCTGGTGATGA includes:
- the argG gene encoding argininosuccinate synthase, with the protein product MSKVLTSLPTGERVGIAFSGGLDTSVAVAWMRDKGAVPCTYTADIGQYDEPDIASVPGRAAAYGAEIARLVDCRAALVEEGLAALTCGAFHIRSGGRSYFNTTPLGRAVTGTLLVRAMLEDGVQIWGDGSTFKGNDIERFYRYGLLANPHLRIYKPWLDADFVSELGGRKEMSEWLLAHDLPYRDSTEKAYSTDANIWGATHEAKTLEHLDTGVETVDPIMGVRFWDSEVEIAAEDVTIGFDQGRPVTINGKEFTTPVDLVMEANAIGGRHGMGMSDQIENRVIEAKSRGIYEAPGMALLHAAYERLVNAIHNEDTVAQYHNEGRRLGRLMYEGRWLDPQALMIRESLQRWVGSAVTGEVTLRLRRGEDYSVMDTSGPAFSYHPDKLSMERTEDSAFGPVDRIGQLTMRNLDIADSRAKLEQYAGLGIVGNTHATLIGAAQAASTGLIGTMPQGGAEVIASRGKVEGDDDQMLDRAAMEFGTD